Below is a window of Verrucomicrobiota bacterium DNA.
TCCAAGGTCCAGCCTGTGGGCAGAATGCTCGCATACCAATCACTGGAGAAAGAGATGAGAATCACCGCGAGGTGAGGCAGAAGGGCGAGAAAGGTAATCCCAAGGAAGAAGGCAAAGCAGAAAAGCTGGCCGAGTTTGCCAGGACGCTTGGTCACCGATGCGTGGCCCGCCTTCGCCATCATCGAAAAGGTGTTTCTGCCAAAGAGAATCTTACCCACCAGGTAAAAGACAACCGACGCCGTCAGCATCACCGCAACTAAAGCATAAGGAAAAGGATTCGTCCCGATCTCCTTCACTCCATTGAAGATCTGAACAGGAGTGACGCGATTGAAATCAAAGATCAGCGGAACCCCCAGCTCGGTGAAGGCCCAGATGAAGACAATCGTGCTTCCGGCGAACACCCCCGGCCTCATCAAGGGCAGAGTCACCGTAAAGAAACGTTTCCATCCGCGGCAGCCCAAGTTCTCTGCCGCCTCCTCCATCGCAGGATCAATATTCGCGAGGGATGCAACCGCATTCAGATAAAGAATCGGATACAGACTCAGACCATTCAACACGATCACCCCCCAGAACCTGCTATTCCCGAGCCAATCAATGGCGTCTCCGGGATCGATGAGTCCGAGGTGGACGAGTCCAGTATTCAGCAGCCCGTATTGACCCAGAATCTGACGCACTCCAATCGCCCCAACGAAAGGAGGCAGCATGATAGGGAGCAAAATAAGGGCGGAGAAGACCTTTTTCCCGAAAAACTCGAAACGATCGGAAATAAAAGCCAACGGCAAAGCGATCAGGAGAGCGAGAATCGTGGAAAAGAGTCCCATTCCGAAGGCATTTACCAATCCCTCCATATAGAGGTCGTTACGAAAGACTTCGACCACGTAGGCAATCGTCCACTCGCCATCGACCCCGACAAAACCACCCTCTAAAACCTGCCAGATCGGCCAAAGGAAAAAACAGGCAAAGAAGAAGCCGGTAACCCCCAGAATCGTGTAACTAAAACCGCGACTCACACTTTCTCGATAGTCGAGGACGATTCAGATGCGAGGCGAAAAGTAGACGAGGGCAAAGATTTCAAGGAAATCCAGTTCCACGGAGGAAAATCGTCCTCCATGTCCGAATCCCTTACCCGCCAAACAATTCCTGTGCCCGTTTGGCGACTTCCTCATCGGAAATCACTTCAATCACCTGAACAAAGCACCAACGATAGCCAAAAGGATCCAAAACGATCGCAGTTCGTGCACCGTAGAATTGGTCCTCGGGCGCACTGAGCGAGGTCGCTCCCGCAGCAATCGCCCGCTCGTAGTCCTCATCACAATTCCCGCTCTCTACACTGAAAAGGCAACTCGCCATGGCTCCTTCCGGCATAGCATACGCCTTAAAATCATCGTCTTCATCGGAGATGTAGATCTTGGTGCCCTTGATCGCCATTTCCGCATGGGCGATTCCGCCGTCGGGACTTGGTAAACGGTAGAGCTCAACCGCCTCAAAGCCTTTCGCGTAAAAATCCAACGCCTCATTAGAGTCTTTCGTTGTGAGCGAGATAGTAACTGAGGGGACGGTGACGGAAACGTTTTCTGACATAACGGTTGAGCTTCTACGACACCGCGATTCAAAAGGGGAGCATATTCGGCGACCGCCTCCTCCGGGCAAGCTTCGGCGGGCCATGGATGTCGCCGCTCCGCTCAAGATGCCGTCCGCTTCTCGGCCTTGCGCCGCTCGTTCGCATCGAGAAGGCGCTTTCTCATGCGTAGAGAGGTCGGGGTCACTTCGACGAGTTCGTCGGGAGCGATGTATTCAAGAGCCCGCTCGAGGCTAAAGCGCACCGGAGGCGAGAGCATGATCCCTTTGCCCTCCCCGCTACTCCGCATGTTATCGAGCTGCTTCGCCTTGGTCGGATTGACCGGAAGATCGTGCTTTCGGGGATTCTCACCAACGACCTGCCCCGGATAGACATCCTCACCGGGTGCCACAAAAAGTCGCCCCCGCTGCTGAAGCGTATCCAACGCATACGCCATGACCGACCCTTGGTCCATCGAGACCAAGGTGCCCGTGGTCCGCAGATCAATGGGGCCTACGGTAGGGCGATACTCGAGGAAGAGATGGCTCATCACACCGTTACCACTGGTCAAATTGACGAGGTCGGTCTCTAACCCGATCAGACCCCGAGTCGGAATCTCGGCTTCTACGGTCACTCCAGATGCGTGATGATCGAGGTTTGTGACCTGGCCCTTTCGCCGGTTGATCGCCTCTATAATTCCGCCGAGGTCCGACTCTGGAAGCTCCACCCACAGAGTTTCAAAGGGCTCAAAGACCTTCCCATCCCGTTCTTCATAAACCACCGTTGGACGGGAAACCAACACTTCGAAACCCTCCCGCCTCATCGTTTCGAGTAAAACGGAAATCTGCATCGCCCCACGCGCCGTGACCAGAAAGGATCCTCCATCGGCTCCGTCTTCGATTCGGATCGAAATGTTCGACTGAGTCTCCCGGACCAAACGTTCTCGAATCTGGCGTGAGGTCACTTTCTTCCCCTCCCGTCCCGCGAAAGGTCCATCATTCACGGAAAACTCCATCTGGATTGTTGGCGGATCGATTGCCACAAACGGCAAAGGCTCTGCATCCGGGTCGGCCGCAAGCGTATCTCCGATCCCGATATTCTCAAAACCTGCCAAGCCAACGACATCTCCCGCCACTCCTTCTGGTGCATCTTCGGTAGTAATACCGGTGTAAGTAAAAAGCTTCGTTATCTTTCCCTTTTTCGGCTGACCGGAAGCGTTGATTTCATAGATCGATTCACCCTGCAGGATCTTTCCGCTCAAAATGCGGCCAACCGCGATACGGCCGACAAAGTCGTTCCAATCGATATTACTCACCAACATGCGAAACTCACCCGACTCTACCTCGGGAGGGGGAATCTGTTCACGGATGATCGAGAAAAGCGGGTCCATTGACTCCCTTGGGCCGTCAATCTTTTCACTCGCCCAGCCATCGCGGGCACTCGCGTAGAGGAACGGACAGTTGAACTGCTCCTCTGTCGCATCGAGTTCCAGGAATAGCTCCAGCACCTTATCGTGCACGTATTCCGGCCGAGCATTTTCGCGGTCCACTTTGTTGATGACCACCACCGGAGCGAGCCCGGCCGCAAGCGCCTTCTTGAGCACGAAACGAGTCTGCGCCTGCGGACCCTCGTAGGCATCCACCAAAAGAATCACTCCGTCGACCATCTTCATGACCCGCTCAACTTCCGCCCCGAAATCTGCATGTCCTGGAGTGTCGACGATGTTGACAAGGCAATCCTGGTGCAGAATCGCCGTGTTCTTCGCCTTGATCGTGATTCCCTTCTCCTTCTCAAGATCCATCGAATCCATGACCCGTTCGGAAACTACCTGATTCTCCCGAAACGCACCGCCCTGTCGCAACAGTTGGTCGACCAAGGTCGTTTTCCCATGATCGACATGGGCAATTATAGCTACGTTACGGATATCATTCGCGTTCATACTAGCGGTCGGTGATTAGGCAAAGCGGAGGAGGATCGCAGGACGACCATTCAAAGCAACCCAAATTCTATGATTGACGTTTTTCCGCCGTCAAAAATCCTCCGAAGCACTTTTTGAAACCAATCACCGCTATGAATCATCTCTTCTCATTCGCCTACGTTTCTGTGGATAATCTCGACAATCTCCTTGCAGATTGGCTCATCAAGCTAGCTCTCGCTGTAGCGATTTTCTTCATCGGGAAGTGGATCGCCAAGATCGTCAAAGGACTGTTCCTTAAAGTCTGCGAGAAACGAGAAATTGATGCCTCCCTTTCCCGCTTCGTCGCGAGCATCATTTATTATCTTATCCTGACCTTTGTTGTCGTTGCCGCGCTAAGCAAACTAGGCATTCCCACCACTTCTATGGTGGCGATCGTCGGTGCTGCCGGTCTAGCCGTTGGCCTGGCACTTCAAGGTTGCCTTTCCAACTTTGCGGCTGGGGTCATGATTCTTCTGTTCCGCCCCTTCAAGACCGGCGATGTGATCGACGGTGGTGGAGTTCTTGGAATCGTTCAGGGAGTCGACATGCTCACGACTGAGGTAAAGAGCTTCGACGGCAAGATGATGATCGTACCGAACGGCAAATTTCTCGATAGCGTAATCACCAACATCAACGCCTACGGTATGCGGCGAGTCGACATAGACTTCTCTATCAGTTATGACGATGACGTTGACGAAGCTCGTAAGCTAGTGCTCGACATTCTTCAATCCGACGAGCGCGTAAAGGACGACCCAGCGGTGATGATTGCCCTTTTGAATTACGGCGACAGCTCCATCGATATGGTCGCTCGGGCCTGGGTAGACTGCGCAGACTTTGGCGGAGTCCTTTTCGAGAACCGCGAGAAGGTGAAGAAGGTATTCGACGCCAACGGAATTACGATCCCCTTCCCACAGCGCGAGATTCGGATTCTCAAGGAAGACGAGGAAGCGGCTTCCTGAACGGAGTGGCTGCTTTGTCATTTCCTCGCCTTTTCCAAGCATTCTCCGGCGACTGAAGTCGCCGCTCCTCTAGGAAGTCGACCTCAGGAGCGGCTGCTCTTGACCGTCTAAGCCTTGATCTAGTCAGCTTAGCTGCCGTTCAGCGTGCTCTCGCCTCTACTCCGTTTCCCTCGCACCCTTCCCGCTCGTTGTGCAAGAAGAACCAACATTCTTCCACCCTAGTTCCGAGATCGATTTCAGCAAGAATCGATTGCCGCATTGGGAACAGGTAGGTGCTACATACTTCGTTACCTTTAGACTTTTCGATTCTTTACCCCAAAGCGTTCTCAAAGAAGCTATTCAAAGGGAATTGAAATCGGAATCAGATGATCTCCTCGAAGCCCAGAAGGATCGTCTTAAAATCCGTGAAAATCTCTTAGACAATGGAATCGGGGAATGCCAACTGCGTGATCCCATCGTCCGTCAAGAGGTTCTCAAAGTCGTCCAAACGATGCCTACAAAAGTCTGGACTCTCGTAATCATGCCGAATCACTTGCACTGTCTAATATCCCTGAATGAAAGCCGGACTCTTTCTTCTACTCTCCAAACGCTAAAAGGGATATCCGCACGAAGGGTGAACCAGAAGCTCAAACGCTCAGGCTCCTTTTGGGCGAAGGACTATTTTGATCGAATCGTCAGAGATAGATCCCACTTTTTCCGCTGTGCACGCTACATACGGAGGAACCCTCAAAAGGCAGCTTTAGGAACAACCGAGTTCACGCTGTGGGAAAGTGGGTATGTCTCAAAACTCCTAACCGGAGCTCGCTAATCGGTGACTCTCATGCGGAGGGGCTGCTTCAGCTGCCCACTCCGGCGACTGAAGTCGCCGCTCCTTTTGAAAGGCACACGCAAGTGAAAGGAACGGTTGCCGACCCGCTCCACTCAACAGCTTGTCCCCAAAACAACTCCTCATATCCGGTTTGCCTTTTCGAGCTGCCGTCGTCCCGATGGTAGCTCGTGAAACCGGTCGAATTCCTTGGAGCGATTACCCGCCACTCTGGCGTGGTAGACTCCGCCCGTGCCTGGGTGGGGCTTGAATGGATCAAGAACCAGCCTGCGAAACCTACGTTCTACGTATGTTCTTCGATGAAGGATGCGCTCGAGCGTTCTGCGGAGATCCGGTTCTTCGAGGAGCAGCTCTCCTGCACGGTCAGCCACCAGTCATTGCCGTCCTTGGTCTCTGGGTCGGAGGATCAGAAATCAGTCGAAGCTGAGTGGGACCGTGCAACCGCCATCACTTCGTTAGTCGATTCTCCCAAAGGCAATCCCCTTGTCTTATTCACTACTCCGGAGGCTCTTGCAGACCCTGTCATTGCAAAACGTGTCCTTCTATCCCTTCGGCTTTCCTTGTCCGTCGGAGACGAAATCTCGCCTCAAAAGTTAGCCGGAAAGCTAGCAGGCGATCTTGGCTACGCTAACGAACCCGTCTGTGAGCAGCCGGGTGAGTTTGCGGTGCGCGGCAATCTTCTAGATGTTTACCCGGTCAGCCTGCCGCATCCGGTCCGGATCGACTTCTTTGGGGATGAGATCGAGAGCATTCGGCCCTTCAATCCCACCAATCAACTTTCTCACGGCTTGCTAGAAGAAATCTCGATCAGTCCAACCGAAGTTCGGGAAGGCGGTACAGAGATGGAGGGTACAAGGAGTGACGGCACACTGGCAGAATACCTCGACGGGCCGGTTAACTGGATCTTCGAAGAACCCGACCGATTGCGCCGCGAACATCCGATCCTCTTTGAAAAACCTGAAGGTTGGAATCCTGACCAGCAGGTAGGAGCACCCACCCTTTCCCGATTTCTCGAACGCCCTGATGCGAATAACGATCAGCTATTCCTCCTTTCGGAAATGGAGTGTGTTCTGCCACTCGCCGAGAAAGTCGTGGATGTTCCTCTGATTACGAAGGATCCGGAGGTTCTACGCCCCGGCTTGATCCGCGGACTCGTCGGCGCTGATCGATCCGCACATGAGGAGTCCACACGGCTCGAGTTTCTTCGCAAACTGCACGACCTGGACCAATCGGGAGCGTCCGTTCATCTGGTTCTTCCCGGCAAGAACGAGACCGACCGTTTCCGCGAATGGCTTGCTCAGGATGAACTCCTCAAAGATTTTTCACCCCCAATTTCAACTGGCACTCTCCGTCGAGGAGCGTGGCGTCAAATCAACGGGGTCGACAGTCTATACGTTACGGATCGCGAGATTTTTGGCCGTGACCGGACTCGCCTCGAGAGAATTTCGTCGCGCGCCTTACCCAACCGAACAGGCGTGGACAGTCTCCTCGATTTCTCAGAGATGGTTGAGGGGGATTACCTGGTGCATCTCACCCACGGTATTTGCATCTTTCGCGGCATTTCAGTCTTTGAGATCAACGGCGAGCCAAGGGAGGTCATCTCCCTCGAATTCGCCGAAGAGATTCGCATCTCCCTCCCTTTGACGGAAGCCCACCTCCTTTCCCGCTACGTCGGTCTGCGCAAGAGCCTTCCCAAACTTGGGAAACCTGGATCAGGTATTTGGGAAAAGGCACGCCGATCGGCTGAGAGTTCGACCCTCGATCTCGCCGCTCAGCTCCTCGAAATCCAAGCGAAGCGTACGACCAGTCCCGGACATGCTTTCAGTCCGGATACTCCCTGGCAGGCCGACTTTGAATCCTCCTTTCCCTACCAGGAAACTCCGGATCAACTCACCGCCATACAAGCGGCAAAAGACGATATGGAGCTACCCCGCCCCATGGACCGACTGGTTTGCGGGGATGTTGGCTTTGGCAAAACAGAAGTGGCGATCCGCAGTGCTTTCAAAGCAGTTATGGACGGTAAGCAAGCCGCCCTCATGGTTCCGACTACAGTACTCTGTCAACAACACTTCCAGACCTTCCGAGACCGCTTTGCTGATTTTCCCGTAAGCGTGGAAATGCTCAGCCGGTTTCGTTCGCAGGCAGAGCAAAAGTCAATCCGCGGGCAACTCAAGGAGGGCCGCATTGATATCATCGTGGGCACTCACAGTCTGCTGGGTCGGAATATTCGATTCAAAGACCTTGGGCTTCTGATCATCGATGAGGAACACCGTTTTGGAGTTCGCCAGAAAGAGGAGCTCAAACGCATGCGAACCCACGTGGACGTTCTCAGCATGAGTGCAACCCCCATTCCCCGAACCCTCTACCTCGCCCTGGCCGGTGCACGGGATCTAAGCGTGATCGAAACCGCTCCCAGAGATCGACTCCCGGTAGAAACTCACGTTCGCCCCTATTCGGAGGAGATCATCCAATCCGCCATCGACAAAGAGATCGCTCGGGGCGGGCAAGTCTTCTACTTACACAACCGCGTTCAGACCATCCGGGCCGTTGAAAAAAGGCTGAAGATTCAGTTTCCCCGTCTGCGTATCGCCGTTGGTCATGGTCAGATGGATGAAGGAGAACTGGAGCAGGTAATGACCGATTTTGTCGCCGGGCAGTATGACCTCTTACTCTGCACCACAATTATTGAATCAGGACTCGATATCCCGAATTGTAACACTCTGATTATTGAAGGTGCAGATCGTTTCGGCCTGTCCCAGCTCTATCAACTCAGGGGCAGAGTAGGCCGGTTCAATCGTCAGGCACATGCCTACCTTCTCCTTCATCGCCACACGGGGATCCTCGAATCGGCTCGCAAGCGGCTTTCGGCGATCCGCCAATACAACCAGCTGGGTGCCGGCTATCGGATCGCCATGAAAGACCTCGAATTGCGCGGAGCAGGTAACTTAATCGGCTCCGAGCAAAGTGGCGAAATTGCTGGAGTCGGTTTTGACCTCTACTGCCAACTCCTGCGCCAGAGCATAGCCCGTCTTAAGGGGGAAGCCACTGCCACTCATGTGAGGGCTGAAGTAAAAATCGATTTCATTGACCGCGGAATGGGTGGTGGACGAACACGCCCTGAGGGCGAGGCTCGATTCGAAGTCTTCCGCAGAGCCGCCGTGGAGGAAGGCCGTATCGAATCCGTCACCGCTGAGATCCCCGCACTCTACATTCCAGAGTCCCGTATCCGAGTCGATCTCTACAGGCGACTCGGCCTCGTTTCTACGAGAGAAGAAATGGAGGCTTTGGAAAACGAGATCCGTGATCGATTCGGTCCTGAACCGAAGTCAGTTGAAATCCTTCTCGCTGTCACGCGGATCCGAGTGGAAGCGGAATATCATCAAATCCAAAGTGTCACGACCGAAGGTCCACTTCTGCGCCTAAAAAGGGCCGACTCTGAGGGTTCCTTCGTCAAAATCGGCTCGCGCTTTCCCCGCCTGACGACCAAAAAGCCGCTTTCCAGATTGTCTGAAATCCGTAAGATACTCTCACGTCTATGAACGCGTTCGCTGCAACTTTCCGACTCACTCCACTTCTGTGGACACTTTTAGCACTGCCTCTAGCGGCACAAAATCAGGTAGCCGAACTCTGGGCCGAAGACCGCCCCAATGGTATCGCGGCTAAAGTAGAGGGTGAGATCATTACCTTTGAGGAAATTCGTCAGGAAATGGCGCCACTGATGCAGCAGGTCTATCGCGGTTCCGCCAACGAAGAAGATCTAAGACGGAACATGAAGAAACTCGAACGGGACGTTCTTCAAAACCTCATCGACCAGATCCTCATCGTGAAGGAATTTCAGGCCAAGGAAATGACGATCCCGAAATCCTATCTGGAAGGCGAATTCAACGATGTCATCCAGGAGGACTTCAACGGTGAACGGGATCGGTTTTTGACCTACCTTCGTAGCCGCGACAAAACCGTCCGCGATTTCCGAACCGAACTGGAGGACAAGATTATTGTTCAGGTCATGAAGCAACAGATGCGGAGGAATCAAGCAGAGATCAGCCCGGAGATGATTAAGACTTTCTACGACGAGAACGAAAACCAATTCCAGCGGGAGACCGAAATTGCCCTTTTCCAAATTACCCTCAATCCGGAACCGGGCGGTCCTGAAGTAGAGGAAAAGGTGGAGACGGTAGTGACCCTGCTTGGCGACGGAACCTCTTTTCAAGAAATCGCGAAACAGTGGAGTGACGACGGGCTAGCCCGCCGGGGAGGCAGCCTCGGCTGGGTGGAACGAAGCGACCTGCGGGAAGAATTATCTGACGTTGCCTTCGCGCTCGAGGTCGGTGAAGTCAGCGAACCCGTGCCTTTCCAGCAAAGCACCCTTTTCTTTTTCGTCGAAGAAGTCCGTGACGAAGGGACCATCCCTCTTCCGGAAGTGCGAGACGTGATCGAGGAAATTCTCTCTGACAAAATCGCTCGTGAGGCTCAGGAAAGTTGGCTCCAGCGTCTCAGGGAAAAAGCCTACGTCGAATATTTTATTTAGTTCAGAAGACTGAGCGTAGCGCGGTGGGGATAAACATAGGGCACTTCGATTAACCTACTTTGGACGTGACGAGAGCACTTTTGGTTTTGAGCAAGGCGACGGCTCTGCTTGGCGGGCTAGAAGCCCGTCTGCGAAGCCGCAACGCAGCTCAAAACCAAAAGTGCCTCGCCCCTAAGGGGTTGGGGCAGCACCGGTTCCGTGCAGCGTTGGAGGAGAGGTCCGAGGGCCTCTGGCCCGCAAACCTCTCCGCAGCCTCGCCCGGATTCCGGCGGTGCCGCAATCACGAGCCAAATGAGGTTAATGGAAGTGCCCCATAGTGAAACACATCCGAGGCAAAATTGGTGCGACGCTATTTCCTGGAAAACACTACCTCTCATCGCCTGCTCGCGGGAGGGACGGGCTCTGACCCGTCCTTAGATAAGGTCTATGCGAATGCACTACACAACTTACGGACCACACAGAGGTGGTCCCTCCCAAAGACCTAACAATCAAGAATCCAAAGTAGACTGTAATCAACAAAGGGTTTCAGCAATTCTGAATGGATCTGAAGCTAGTTGTCACATGAAAGTCTCGATCGAGGGAGTTAGAGGCTCGGACCCGTCCGCAAGGTCGTAGCGACAACCACCGATGATGACCGAGTTCCTCTATCAGCTTCATTCCCTTCCTCCTGAAGCAATCTGGGTGTGCCTGCTCGTCGCGTCATTTGCGGCAATTCTTCTTTTGCACCGGTGGATGGGACCAGCGGGACTTTACGTTTACATGGTAGTCGCCATTATCGGTGGAAATCTTCACGTCCTCAAAATTACACAATTCTCCGTTTTTCCCGACCCGGTTGCCCTCGGCACCATTCTCTTTTCGACAACGTTTCTCTGCACTGACATCCTCACCGAGTATCATGGTCCATCAGTAGCCAGAAAAGGAGTCCTGCTCGGATTCTCAGGGCTCATACTCTTCAACTTATTTCTCTTTGCGGCCCTCGCTTTTCGTCCTCTTTCGGAAGGCGATGGTCCTTTGGGGGAACGCTCCGCTGCCATGCAAGGTCACCTAGAGGCGGTCTTCCTTGCCTCCCCTGGGATCCTCGTCGCCAGCTTGGCAGCCTACCTAGTCAGTCAGTTCAACGACATCTGGGTCTTCAGTCGCCTCCGCAAGGCAACCAACGGGCGATATCTTTGGCTGAGAAACAACCTATCGACGTGGATCTCCGCTCTCGTTGACAGCGCGGTTTTCAGCATCCTCGCCTTCGTTGTTTTTGCTGCCGAACCCGTCCCTTGGAAACCTCTCCTCTTTACATACATCCTCGGAACGTATGGACTTCGTGTGGTCGTTGCTGTGCTGGACAGCCCGATCGTCTACTGGGCCAAACCAAAAGAACACTAACCATGAAAAACAAACCCGACGCCGGGACTGCAACGGGTGAAGAGGATCTCAAGGACCTTCCGATTGAGGAAGTCCAAAACAAGTTGTCCTGCGGCACCGACGGTCTCACAGAGGAAGAGGCCAAAGCACGCCTCAACCAATATGGAGCCAATCGTCTCGAAGAGGGCCACACCAACCCTCTCCTAAAGTTCCTCGGTTACTTTTGGGGGCCAATCCCGTGGATGATCGAAATCGCAGTCATCCTTTCCGCAGTGGTGGGCCACTGGCCCGATTTCTTTATCATCCTTATTCTCCTTCTCGCAAACGGCTTGATCGCCTTCTGGGAGGAGCGGGAAGCAGGAAACGCAATCGCTGCCCTCAAAGCAAAACTAGCCGTCAAAGCACGTGCGAAGCGAAATGGAGAGTGGTCGTCTGTTGACGCAGATCAGCTGGTGCCGGGGGATCTGATTCGGCTCCGGCTGGGAGACATCGTTCCTGCTGATGCCCGTCTTTTGGAAGAGAACGATGTCGAAGCCGATCAATCGGCACTTACCGGTGAATCCCTACCTGCCAATCTCCGCTCGGGAGATCCGGTGTTCTCCGGTTCAATCATCCGCCAGGGTGAGACGACCGCGCTTGTCTACGCCACCGGCGCAAACACTTACTTCGGCAAAACCGCCAAACTAGTCGGCGAAGCCCACACCGTCAGCCACTTCCAAAAAGCTATTCTCAAGATCGGAAACTACCTGATCGTCCTCGCTGTCCTCCTTGTGGCCCTGATCATCGGAGTTGCCATCTTACGTGGTGACCCGATCCTGACCACACTTCAGTTCGCCCTCGTCTTAACCGTCGCCGCGATCCCCGTCGCCATGCCAACCGTTCTCTCTGTTACCATGGCCTCCGGGGCCCGCCAACTGGCCCGCAAAAAAGCCATTGTCAGCAAACTGGTTGCCGTCGAGGAGCTGGCTGGCGTCGACGTCCTGTGTTCCGATAAAACCGGCACCCTCACCCAAAACAAGCTGACACTCGGCGACCCCTTCAGTATCAATTCAGATGATGAAGACGCTCTGATCCTTGCGGCAGCTCTCGCCTCGCGATCGGAAAATAACGACACCATCGATCTGGCGGTCCTCGGCGCGGTGCCCGACCCCGAAAGGTTAAAGGCATTTCAAGTCACTGAATTCAAACCCTTTGACCCC
It encodes the following:
- a CDS encoding queuosine precursor transporter codes for the protein MMTEFLYQLHSLPPEAIWVCLLVASFAAILLLHRWMGPAGLYVYMVVAIIGGNLHVLKITQFSVFPDPVALGTILFSTTFLCTDILTEYHGPSVARKGVLLGFSGLILFNLFLFAALAFRPLSEGDGPLGERSAAMQGHLEAVFLASPGILVASLAAYLVSQFNDIWVFSRLRKATNGRYLWLRNNLSTWISALVDSAVFSILAFVVFAAEPVPWKPLLFTYILGTYGLRVVVAVLDSPIVYWAKPKEH